In the genome of Polaribacter sp. MED152, one region contains:
- a CDS encoding glycosyl hydrolase 53 family protein — MLVVVLKKLKFSFFILSIFALFSCSSEKEETDSSSSIVDVNPEEFYLGADLSYVNEMENCGVSYKNKEGKTEDVFKIFAEGGCNLVRVRLWHNPTWTNYSNYEDVEKTIQRAKNTNTKVLLDFHYSDDWVDPEKQKIPKAWLPVIDNLPVLGDSIYNYTYNVLEKLSDKNLLPEMVQVGNEINLMILQKDNNANPMDWPRNSFLLNKGIKAVRDLSKEKNKNIEVMLHIAQPENGLWWFKEAKENGVKDFDWIGLSYYPNWSQYTIQNVAPVLKNLIDTYSKKLMIVETAYPFSLLNADSANNILGTDALITGYEATQAGQLKYLLDLKQAIKTAGGSGLVYWEPAWLSNNCATRWGQGSHWDNATLFDNNAKPTLGFDFYKSE, encoded by the coding sequence ATGCTAGTGGTTGTGCTAAAAAAACTGAAATTTTCATTTTTCATCCTATCAATATTTGCACTTTTCTCATGCTCATCAGAAAAAGAAGAAACTGACTCAAGCAGTTCTATAGTTGATGTAAATCCAGAGGAGTTTTATCTAGGAGCAGATTTGTCTTATGTAAATGAGATGGAAAATTGTGGTGTATCCTACAAAAACAAGGAAGGTAAAACTGAAGATGTTTTTAAAATTTTTGCAGAGGGTGGATGCAATTTAGTTCGGGTTCGTTTATGGCACAATCCAACTTGGACCAATTATTCTAACTATGAAGACGTAGAAAAAACCATTCAAAGAGCAAAAAACACAAATACCAAAGTACTCTTAGATTTTCATTATTCTGATGATTGGGTAGATCCAGAAAAACAAAAAATACCTAAAGCTTGGTTACCAGTAATAGATAATTTACCAGTGTTAGGAGATTCTATTTACAATTATACCTATAATGTTTTAGAAAAACTATCTGATAAAAATTTGCTACCAGAAATGGTACAAGTTGGTAATGAAATCAATTTAATGATTTTACAAAAAGACAACAATGCAAATCCTATGGATTGGCCTAGGAATTCATTTTTACTAAATAAAGGCATTAAAGCAGTTAGAGATTTATCTAAAGAGAAGAATAAAAACATAGAAGTAATGCTTCACATCGCTCAACCAGAAAATGGTCTTTGGTGGTTTAAAGAAGCTAAAGAAAATGGTGTTAAAGATTTTGATTGGATTGGGCTTTCTTATTACCCAAATTGGTCTCAGTATACCATTCAAAATGTAGCTCCAGTTTTAAAAAACTTAATAGATACTTACAGTAAAAAATTAATGATTGTAGAAACCGCTTATCCATTTAGCCTTCTAAATGCAGATAGTGCAAATAATATCTTAGGTACAGATGCCCTAATTACGGGTTATGAAGCTACTCAAGCTGGTCAGTTAAAATATCTTTTAGATTTAAAACAAGCCATAAAAACTGCAGGTGGCTCAGGCCTTGTTTATTGGGAGCCTGCTTGGCTTTCTAATAACTGTGCTACAAGATGGGGCCAAGGTTCTCATTGGGATAATGCCACTCTTTTTGATAACAATGCCAAACCAACCTTAGGTTTTGATTTCTATAAATCAGAGTAA
- a CDS encoding M20/M25/M40 family metallo-hydrolase, which translates to MKKTSSLISFLLILGIVYWSFYDLKPTSSTEKALEKKGFYMSKALNHLQKISKKTHFVGSKNHKEVQNYIVDELTKLGLEVSIQTQTAINKKWVAGTTTENILARIKGSEKGKALLLLTHYDSNPHSALGASDAGSGVVTILEGVRAFLANGETPKNDIIILISDAEEIGLLGAQAFVDAHDWAKDVGLVLNFEARGSGGPSYMLMETNGKNSKLLNAFLEAEPNFPSANSLMYSIYKKLPNDTDLTVFREDGNINGFNFAFIDDHFDYHTAQDSYERLDRETLMHQADYLMTLLNYFAFSDIENLDSDEDSVYVNFPFIKMLTFPFAWVNALLVGAILVFLVLLFFGFSLNRIKGKEVLLGFVPFLGSLLLCGLLSYFGWELLKIIHPQYKDILHGFTYNGHAYIAAFTCLNLFITFKIYSYFSKLEKPTSLIIAPIFLWLIICTIITFTLKGAGFFIIPVFIGLVILALAIFTNLNSSFRSLLFTILSIPTIYIFAPFVKMFPVGLGLKMLLISAVFVVLIFGLLVLSFNHKRTGIIIKLSGLFCVLFFAYATYNSGFSVDNKKPNSIVYIQNSNDSTAYFGTYNKTLDAYTSQIFNENSVKGSIESAETKSKYNSRFTYHKKTKFKNIASANITITTDTIMGKKRFLEVIVSPERKVNKLEFITKDKVTLQQFKVNDALVLKGKNYTINYGTFLIYHMANSDEDVTLTFTIDKNEKLDFILNEISYDLLTNDNFKIIPRTDEMMPMPFVTNDAIIITKKLKI; encoded by the coding sequence ATGAAAAAGACTTCATCCCTAATATCTTTCTTACTAATTCTTGGTATAGTTTATTGGAGTTTTTACGATTTAAAACCTACTTCATCTACAGAAAAAGCCTTGGAGAAAAAAGGTTTTTACATGAGTAAAGCTTTAAATCATTTACAGAAAATTAGCAAAAAAACACATTTTGTAGGCTCTAAAAATCATAAGGAAGTACAGAATTATATTGTTGATGAATTAACAAAGTTAGGTTTAGAAGTCAGCATTCAAACCCAGACTGCAATAAACAAAAAATGGGTTGCAGGCACAACTACAGAGAATATTTTAGCGCGAATTAAAGGTTCTGAAAAAGGCAAGGCTTTGCTACTTTTAACTCATTACGATTCTAACCCACATTCAGCTTTAGGAGCAAGTGATGCAGGTTCTGGAGTTGTTACAATTTTAGAAGGAGTTAGAGCTTTTTTGGCCAATGGAGAAACGCCCAAAAATGATATTATAATTTTAATTTCTGATGCTGAAGAAATAGGTTTGTTAGGTGCACAAGCTTTTGTAGATGCACATGACTGGGCAAAAGACGTAGGCTTAGTATTAAACTTTGAGGCTAGAGGTAGTGGAGGTCCAAGCTACATGTTGATGGAAACAAATGGAAAAAACAGTAAGCTTTTAAATGCTTTTTTAGAAGCAGAACCTAACTTTCCTTCTGCAAATTCTTTAATGTATAGTATTTATAAAAAATTACCTAATGATACAGATTTAACCGTTTTTAGAGAAGATGGCAATATTAATGGTTTCAATTTTGCTTTTATAGATGATCATTTTGATTATCATACAGCACAAGATTCTTACGAACGTTTAGATAGAGAAACGTTAATGCATCAAGCAGATTATTTAATGACGTTGTTAAATTATTTTGCTTTTTCAGACATCGAAAATTTAGACTCTGATGAAGATTCAGTATATGTAAATTTTCCATTTATAAAAATGCTAACCTTTCCTTTTGCTTGGGTAAATGCTTTGCTAGTTGGTGCTATTTTAGTATTTCTAGTTTTACTGTTTTTTGGCTTCTCTTTAAACAGGATAAAAGGGAAAGAAGTGTTGCTGGGCTTTGTTCCGTTTTTGGGTTCTTTACTTTTATGTGGTTTACTTTCTTATTTTGGTTGGGAGTTGTTGAAAATAATTCATCCACAGTATAAGGATATTTTGCATGGTTTTACCTATAATGGTCATGCCTACATTGCAGCATTTACTTGCCTAAACTTATTTATTACATTTAAAATTTATAGTTATTTTTCAAAACTTGAAAAGCCAACAAGTTTAATCATTGCACCTATTTTTTTATGGTTGATTATTTGTACAATTATCACCTTTACTTTAAAAGGAGCAGGGTTTTTTATTATTCCTGTTTTTATAGGTTTAGTGATATTGGCTTTGGCAATATTTACAAATTTAAATTCTAGTTTTAGGTCCCTTCTATTTACCATTTTATCTATACCAACAATTTATATTTTTGCGCCTTTTGTAAAAATGTTCCCTGTTGGTTTAGGGTTAAAAATGTTATTAATTAGTGCCGTTTTTGTTGTACTAATTTTTGGTTTACTTGTGTTGTCATTCAACCATAAAAGAACAGGAATTATCATAAAATTAAGTGGTTTATTCTGTGTGCTATTTTTTGCGTATGCTACTTATAATAGCGGCTTTTCAGTAGACAATAAAAAGCCAAATAGTATTGTGTACATTCAAAATTCTAACGATTCTACAGCATATTTTGGTACTTATAATAAAACTTTAGATGCCTACACTTCTCAAATTTTTAATGAAAATTCTGTTAAAGGTAGTATTGAAAGTGCAGAAACAAAAAGTAAATATAATTCACGTTTTACATATCATAAAAAAACCAAGTTTAAAAATATAGCTTCTGCAAATATTACGATTACTACAGATACAATAATGGGTAAAAAGCGTTTTTTAGAAGTAATCGTTTCACCTGAAAGAAAAGTAAATAAATTAGAATTTATCACTAAAGATAAAGTAACCTTACAGCAGTTTAAAGTAAATGACGCTTTGGTTTTAAAAGGCAAAAATTACACTATTAATTACGGTACATTTTTAATTTATCATATGGCAAATTCTGATGAAGATGTTACTTTAACTTTTACTATAGATAAAAACGAAAAGCTAGATTTTATTCTGAATGAAATTTCTTACGATTTATTAACGAATGATAATTTTAAGATTATACCTAGAACAGATGAAATGATGCCTATGCCATTTGTTACAAATGATGCAATTATTATAACAAAAAAGCTGAAAATATAA
- a CDS encoding xanthine dehydrogenase family protein molybdopterin-binding subunit: protein MKLQNKNNFSRRNFLKTSALASGGLLIGFNFLTACKPEATMPVDVASLNFNDFNAFIRISDEGYVTIFSPNPEIGQGVKTAMPMIIAEELDADWSKVTVAQGALDTKNFTRQVAGGSQSIRQGWDALRQTGATARQMLLNAAATKWNVDVNTLSTSKGIISNANGDEFNYGDVVKEAALLEVPEDVKLKDQKDFTIIGKDAVNVDIDKIITGKPLFGLDYKADNMMIASVLRPPAFGQQLVDFDDSKAKAVNGVVDVIKFGNKVAVLANSTWAAMKGKKALSANWKSEKPESTKNHDEILTKILDGKKFNTRREDGNINKAFKNADKVIERTYHSPFLPHNCLEPMNFYANVTADKVHLVGPIQTPQWTVNRVAQLLDRKVETIHCEMTRMGGGFGRRLYGDFALEAAEISNIAKQPIKVVFSREDDMTAGTYRPAIKYRIKASLKDGKVSGYHLKEAAINGNMYGLIPNFFPAGCIPNYKVDTESYKSNITTGAWRAPYTNFLAFAEQSFFDELANELGVDTIQLRLDLLQNVKNTTDENIEYSGQRMEDTIKLVREKANWGKTKEGVYQGFAAYYSHNTHVAEIADITLKDGYPIIEKVTVAVDCGILVNPTGAKNQVEGGVLDGIGHAMYSDFSFKDGKPEHKNFDTYRLIRIQETPKVDVYFVENDQKPTGLGEPGLPPAAGAISNAIHAALGQRLYSQPFVKELKKSTVLG from the coding sequence ATGAAACTACAAAACAAAAATAATTTTAGTCGAAGAAATTTTTTAAAAACCTCTGCTTTGGCTAGTGGTGGTTTACTTATAGGATTCAATTTTTTAACAGCCTGTAAGCCAGAAGCTACAATGCCTGTTGATGTTGCTAGCCTTAATTTTAATGATTTTAATGCCTTTATAAGAATTTCTGATGAAGGCTATGTAACCATTTTTTCTCCTAACCCAGAAATTGGTCAAGGTGTAAAAACTGCAATGCCAATGATAATTGCAGAAGAATTAGATGCAGATTGGAGCAAAGTTACTGTAGCACAAGGTGCTTTAGATACCAAAAATTTTACAAGACAAGTTGCAGGAGGAAGTCAGTCAATTCGTCAAGGTTGGGATGCTCTTAGACAAACAGGAGCAACTGCTAGACAAATGTTACTAAATGCTGCAGCAACAAAATGGAATGTAGATGTCAATACATTATCAACCTCAAAAGGAATTATTTCCAACGCAAATGGCGATGAATTTAATTATGGAGATGTAGTAAAAGAAGCTGCTTTATTAGAAGTACCTGAAGATGTAAAACTTAAAGACCAAAAAGATTTTACTATTATAGGTAAAGATGCTGTAAACGTAGATATAGATAAAATTATTACAGGTAAACCATTATTTGGTTTAGATTATAAAGCAGACAATATGATGATTGCTTCTGTTTTAAGACCACCTGCTTTTGGACAACAATTAGTAGATTTTGACGATTCAAAAGCTAAAGCCGTGAATGGTGTAGTTGATGTTATAAAATTTGGTAATAAAGTGGCTGTTTTAGCCAATTCTACCTGGGCTGCAATGAAAGGTAAAAAAGCATTATCTGCGAATTGGAAATCTGAAAAACCAGAAAGCACAAAAAATCACGATGAGATTCTGACCAAAATTTTAGATGGTAAAAAATTTAATACTAGAAGAGAAGATGGTAATATTAATAAGGCTTTCAAAAATGCAGATAAGGTTATTGAGAGAACATATCATTCACCTTTTTTACCTCATAATTGTTTAGAGCCAATGAACTTTTATGCAAATGTAACAGCAGACAAAGTACATTTGGTAGGGCCAATTCAAACTCCACAATGGACAGTAAATAGAGTTGCTCAATTATTAGATAGAAAAGTAGAAACTATTCATTGTGAAATGACAAGAATGGGTGGTGGTTTTGGAAGACGTTTGTATGGAGATTTTGCTTTAGAAGCAGCAGAAATTTCCAACATCGCAAAACAACCTATAAAAGTTGTTTTCTCTAGAGAAGATGATATGACTGCAGGTACATACAGACCAGCAATTAAATACAGAATAAAAGCCTCTTTAAAAGATGGTAAAGTATCAGGTTATCATTTAAAAGAAGCAGCTATAAATGGTAATATGTATGGTTTAATTCCTAACTTTTTTCCTGCAGGATGTATACCAAACTATAAAGTAGATACAGAAAGTTACAAAAGCAATATTACCACAGGTGCTTGGAGAGCACCTTACACTAATTTTTTAGCATTTGCAGAACAATCGTTTTTTGATGAATTGGCTAATGAACTTGGGGTAGACACAATTCAATTACGCTTAGACTTGTTACAGAATGTAAAAAATACTACCGATGAAAATATAGAATATTCAGGTCAAAGAATGGAAGACACTATAAAATTGGTAAGAGAAAAAGCAAATTGGGGTAAAACTAAAGAGGGAGTTTACCAAGGTTTTGCAGCTTATTACAGCCATAATACTCATGTTGCAGAAATTGCAGACATCACTTTAAAAGATGGTTATCCTATTATTGAAAAGGTTACAGTTGCTGTAGACTGTGGAATATTGGTAAATCCTACAGGAGCTAAAAATCAAGTTGAAGGTGGAGTTTTAGACGGAATTGGTCATGCCATGTATTCTGATTTCTCTTTTAAAGACGGTAAACCCGAGCATAAAAACTTTGATACTTACAGACTTATTAGAATACAAGAAACACCTAAAGTAGATGTTTATTTTGTAGAAAATGACCAAAAACCAACTGGTTTAGGAGAACCTGGTTTACCACCTGCAGCTGGAGCAATTTCCAATGCTATTCATGCAGCATTAGGTCAAAGATTGTATAGCCAGCCTTTTGTAAAAGAATTAAAAAAGAGCACTGTTTTAGGATAA
- a CDS encoding head GIN domain-containing protein: MKKLLILLVFTSSTLIGQIKGNKNIETRTFDVANLKELKVNLYAKITVDQSLKNGMQITADSNLFEKIDTEIVDGKLNLNQLEWIQPSKNIIIKIGAPLLQRIETGTHETLFLNNVHSEYLNLMALVGKIVVNGKVNQLNIGVELGEIQASKLIAENAKVNIWGRGKATVFANNEIYSIVKNDGTLVLANTPKSLKGDTKKALAKTKKYRNKKVTWIPFKIKNNSWNRNNFVVVGPKKDGSSFSYGFPMMPGTTRKENWSVGTKVYKVNRLGLRKLLVEIKEDDKDKTVKLFE, encoded by the coding sequence ATGAAAAAATTACTAATACTGCTCGTTTTTACCAGCTCAACTTTAATTGGGCAGATCAAAGGAAACAAGAACATTGAAACTAGAACTTTTGACGTTGCTAATTTAAAGGAATTAAAAGTGAATTTATATGCAAAAATAACTGTAGATCAATCACTAAAAAATGGCATGCAAATTACTGCAGACAGCAACCTTTTTGAAAAAATTGATACAGAAATTGTTGATGGTAAATTGAACCTAAATCAATTAGAATGGATACAACCTTCAAAGAATATCATCATTAAAATTGGAGCACCTCTTTTGCAAAGAATTGAAACTGGTACACATGAAACTTTATTCTTAAATAATGTGCATAGTGAGTATCTAAATCTGATGGCTCTTGTAGGTAAAATAGTTGTTAATGGTAAGGTAAATCAACTAAATATTGGCGTAGAATTAGGTGAAATTCAAGCTTCTAAATTAATTGCAGAAAATGCTAAAGTAAATATTTGGGGAAGAGGAAAAGCTACAGTTTTTGCTAACAATGAAATTTACTCTATTGTTAAAAATGATGGAACATTGGTATTGGCAAATACCCCAAAATCATTAAAAGGAGATACTAAAAAAGCTTTAGCAAAAACAAAGAAATATAGAAATAAAAAGGTTACCTGGATACCATTTAAGATTAAGAACAACTCATGGAATAGAAACAATTTTGTGGTTGTAGGCCCTAAAAAAGATGGTAGTAGCTTTAGTTATGGTTTTCCTATGATGCCAGGCACAACAAGAAAAGAAAATTGGAGTGTTGGTACTAAAGTTTACAAGGTAAATAGACTTGGACTTAGAAAATTATTAGTAGAAATAAAAGAAGATGATAAAGACAAAACTGTTAAATTATTTGAATAA
- a CDS encoding AraC family transcriptional regulator: MPSFFLSFPDFNLYSTPLLILVFQGLVFVALLLARYFKKKNISDLFLGLILLIICYEQTCYTVGFMGWYNVFRNTKINYFLIPMGVAIAPLIYFYVKAITTSNFTFRKKDWLHFVLAFSLILFRLTIYFYDSLQPGFDETQNGILKLSLDEPIIQPILIFVSFAQMLLYLAFTFQLFYNYRKRIREYFSNTYKLELNWILSFLIAFTLLFLYSSLQDIVGSLIIELNYTQRWWLNIFMALVVLFVGIKGYFTDTTKLNKLSFSFSPNPESIPQQKNNSSEFLESDLEKVSTFMNREKPYLNPDLNLSDLSKSLNLTRAELSKIINTGFGKNFNDFINEYRVNTFKAKLKSGEHQQLSLLGIAYDCGFNSKATFNRVFKKITQSSPTEFLNTLKS, from the coding sequence ATGCCATCATTTTTCTTATCCTTTCCAGATTTTAATCTGTACAGCACACCATTATTAATTCTTGTTTTTCAAGGATTAGTTTTTGTTGCATTATTGTTGGCGAGATATTTTAAAAAGAAAAATATATCCGATTTATTTCTAGGTTTAATTCTACTTATCATATGTTACGAGCAAACCTGCTATACAGTTGGTTTTATGGGCTGGTATAATGTTTTTAGAAATACAAAAATCAATTATTTCTTAATACCAATGGGAGTTGCAATTGCGCCTTTAATTTATTTTTATGTGAAAGCAATTACAACGTCTAATTTTACATTTCGCAAAAAAGATTGGCTTCATTTTGTATTAGCTTTCTCTTTAATTCTCTTTCGTTTAACCATTTATTTTTATGACAGCTTACAACCAGGTTTTGATGAAACTCAAAACGGAATTTTAAAACTTTCCTTAGATGAGCCAATAATACAACCTATTTTAATATTTGTTAGTTTTGCTCAAATGCTTCTATATTTAGCCTTTACTTTTCAACTTTTTTACAATTACAGAAAAAGAATCAGAGAATACTTTTCTAATACTTATAAACTAGAACTGAATTGGATACTTAGTTTTTTAATTGCGTTTACACTGCTTTTTCTTTACAGTTCTTTACAAGATATTGTGGGTAGCCTTATTATTGAATTAAATTATACACAACGATGGTGGTTAAACATTTTTATGGCACTTGTTGTGTTATTTGTAGGCATTAAAGGCTATTTTACAGATACCACAAAACTGAATAAATTATCCTTTAGTTTCTCACCAAATCCAGAAAGTATACCTCAACAAAAAAACAATTCTAGTGAGTTTTTAGAATCAGACTTAGAAAAGGTTAGCACTTTTATGAATAGAGAAAAGCCCTATTTAAATCCAGATTTAAATCTTTCTGACTTGTCTAAATCCTTAAATCTTACGAGAGCTGAATTAAGCAAAATCATCAATACTGGTTTTGGCAAAAACTTTAACGACTTTATTAACGAATACAGAGTAAACACCTTTAAAGCAAAATTAAAATCAGGAGAACACCAACAACTTTCTCTTTTAGGTATTGCTTACGATTGTGGTTTTAACAGCAAAGCAACCTTTAATAGAGTGTTTAAAAAAATTACACAAAGCTCGCCTACCGAATTTTTAAATACCTTAAAATCTTAA
- a CDS encoding (2Fe-2S)-binding protein has translation MPNYTLNINGKNRSVTADEDTPLLWILRDELNLVGTKFGCGIAQCGACTVHLDGTAVRSCQMQVSLLDDVKITTIEGLSEDGKHPVQEAWKEIDVPQCGYCQAGQIMTASAFLNENSNPSEEEIREAMHGNICRCASYNRIEKAVKVAASKM, from the coding sequence ATGCCAAACTATACATTAAATATTAATGGAAAAAATAGATCTGTTACTGCAGATGAAGACACTCCTCTTTTATGGATTTTAAGAGACGAACTTAATTTAGTGGGTACAAAATTTGGTTGCGGAATTGCACAATGTGGTGCTTGTACTGTTCATTTAGATGGAACAGCCGTAAGAAGTTGTCAAATGCAAGTTTCGCTTTTAGATGATGTAAAAATTACTACTATAGAAGGCTTGTCTGAAGATGGTAAACACCCTGTGCAAGAAGCTTGGAAAGAAATTGATGTACCACAATGTGGTTACTGTCAAGCAGGACAAATTATGACAGCATCTGCCTTTTTAAACGAAAACAGTAATCCATCAGAAGAAGAAATAAGAGAAGCAATGCATGGTAATATCTGTAGATGTGCATCTTATAATAGAATTGAAAAAGCAGTAAAGGTAGCTGCAAGTAAAATGTAA
- a CDS encoding DoxX family protein, protein MKAQFIRLSKFIITPIIQKSWFADLLFSIPRIICGLLLTLSFGSDKFGLPWSNTENLGFFEVVAWFPKDVAEYGGIFALAPVFFAWMGAFSEAVGGLMLALGFKTRIASFLIMCTMLVAIFLQKWNQGMWSMLPAMGFLWVSLYHLYLGSGRFGIDYIIAKKLNQ, encoded by the coding sequence ATGAAAGCACAATTCATTCGTTTATCAAAATTTATTATTACTCCAATTATCCAAAAAAGTTGGTTTGCAGATTTACTTTTTAGCATACCAAGAATTATTTGCGGTTTATTACTAACCTTAAGCTTTGGCTCAGACAAATTTGGCTTGCCTTGGTCTAATACAGAAAATTTAGGCTTTTTTGAAGTGGTAGCATGGTTTCCAAAAGATGTTGCAGAATATGGTGGAATCTTTGCCTTAGCTCCAGTATTTTTTGCATGGATGGGTGCTTTCTCTGAAGCAGTTGGTGGTTTAATGCTGGCTCTTGGTTTTAAAACCAGAATTGCATCTTTCTTGATTATGTGTACAATGTTAGTCGCAATTTTCTTGCAAAAATGGAACCAAGGAATGTGGTCTATGTTGCCAGCAATGGGATTTTTATGGGTCTCATTGTATCACCTTTATTTAGGATCTGGAAGATTTGGAATTGACTATATAATCGCAAAAAAATTAAATCAATAA
- a CDS encoding OmpA family protein — protein MKNLTKKIYTVALALSVAFTFSSCEATKNANNKQKGAAIGAAGGAILGAIIGNNVGSGKNSELGAVIGGVIGGGAGVLIGKRMDEQAKKIETEVPGAKVERVDDGIVVTFDENSGVYFDTNKSNINTKSQQTLDRLAKVFLEFPDTKILVVGHTDNTGNADYNLTLSEKRAKSVTNYLISDGIASPRFQTLWYGEAQPKYDNSTAEGRAKNRRVNVAIVPNEKMKNEAIKDAQN, from the coding sequence ATGAAAAATCTTACAAAAAAAATATATACAGTAGCATTAGCATTATCAGTAGCTTTTACTTTTTCTAGTTGTGAAGCAACTAAAAATGCAAATAATAAACAAAAAGGTGCAGCAATTGGTGCAGCTGGTGGTGCCATTCTTGGAGCCATTATTGGTAACAATGTAGGTAGTGGAAAAAACAGTGAGCTAGGAGCTGTAATTGGTGGTGTTATTGGTGGTGGAGCAGGTGTGCTTATTGGTAAGCGAATGGATGAACAGGCTAAGAAAATTGAAACTGAAGTTCCTGGTGCAAAAGTAGAAAGGGTAGACGATGGTATTGTAGTAACTTTTGATGAGAATAGTGGTGTTTATTTTGATACAAATAAATCTAACATCAATACAAAATCTCAGCAAACCTTAGATAGATTGGCAAAAGTGTTTTTAGAATTTCCAGATACTAAGATTTTAGTTGTTGGTCATACAGATAACACAGGTAATGCAGACTATAATTTAACGCTATCCGAAAAAAGAGCGAAATCTGTAACCAATTATTTAATTAGTGATGGTATTGCTAGCCCAAGGTTTCAAACACTTTGGTATGGTGAAGCACAACCAAAATATGATAATTCAACTGCAGAAGGTAGAGCAAAAAATAGACGTGTAAACGTTGCTATTGTACCTAATGAAAAAATGAAAAATGAAGCAATTAAAGATGCTCAAAATTAG
- a CDS encoding single-stranded DNA-binding protein translates to MSTLRNKVQLIGNLGNNPEIITLDSGKKLAKFSIATNESYKNNNGDKVTDTQWHNIVAWNKTADIIERYLQKGSEVAIEGKLTSRNYETKEGEKRYITEIVCNELLMLGNK, encoded by the coding sequence ATGAGTACGTTAAGAAACAAAGTACAACTAATTGGAAATTTAGGAAACAACCCAGAAATCATCACTTTAGATAGTGGTAAAAAATTAGCAAAATTCTCTATTGCTACAAACGAGAGTTATAAAAATAATAATGGCGATAAAGTTACAGACACGCAATGGCACAATATTGTGGCTTGGAATAAAACAGCAGATATTATAGAAAGATACCTGCAAAAAGGCAGCGAAGTTGCTATTGAAGGTAAACTTACTAGCAGAAATTATGAAACCAAAGAAGGAGAAAAAAGATACATTACAGAAATAGTCTGTAATGAGTTGCTAATGCTTGGAAACAAATAG
- a CDS encoding lipocalin family protein, translated as MKKLLTLMLTILLFSCGASKNVRTQQKVIKGNWVLTDIVYSKTGDYKVVLFNDANKECLEGSTWKFVPNNNTGTYTISDPNCIEGEREFVFVIQETDVNTGYYDFLLKPKNNENNIGFRLDLMQLTENTMVWQQNIMVNGSPFLIKMNFTKQ; from the coding sequence ATGAAAAAACTTTTAACATTGATGTTAACCATACTATTATTTTCTTGTGGTGCATCTAAAAATGTAAGAACTCAGCAGAAGGTTATAAAAGGAAATTGGGTATTAACAGATATAGTTTATAGTAAAACTGGAGACTATAAAGTTGTTCTTTTTAATGATGCAAATAAAGAATGTTTAGAGGGCAGTACTTGGAAATTTGTACCAAACAACAATACTGGTACTTACACCATTTCTGACCCAAACTGTATTGAAGGAGAAAGAGAGTTTGTTTTTGTAATCCAAGAAACAGATGTAAACACGGGTTATTATGATTTTCTTTTAAAACCCAAAAACAATGAAAATAATATAGGTTTTCGTTTAGACTTAATGCAATTAACCGAAAATACCATGGTTTGGCAACAAAATATTATGGTAAATGGATCTCCGTTTTTAATTAAAATGAACTTTACAAAACAATAA
- a CDS encoding CBS domain-containing protein, protein MGIKSFQGKRDESHSKSEEQILVSDYMTTKLITFKAEDSLDHVIALLIKNKISGGPVVNDNNQLIGIISETDCIKHISESKYYNMPSDTNNTVGKYMVTDVDTIDKDMNIFDAAFKFISSHRRRFPVCDNGKLIGQLSQKDVLKAAIKVKGNTWK, encoded by the coding sequence ATGGGAATTAAGAGCTTTCAAGGTAAAAGAGACGAGTCTCACTCAAAGAGTGAAGAACAAATTTTAGTTTCAGATTACATGACTACAAAATTAATAACGTTTAAAGCAGAAGATTCTTTAGACCATGTTATTGCATTATTAATAAAGAACAAAATTTCTGGAGGTCCAGTTGTAAACGATAACAATCAACTAATAGGCATTATTTCTGAAACGGATTGTATCAAACATATTTCTGAAAGCAAATACTACAACATGCCTTCTGATACTAATAACACAGTTGGTAAATACATGGTTACAGATGTAGATACCATAGATAAAGACATGAATATTTTTGATGCGGCTTTTAAATTTATAAGTTCTCACAGAAGAAGATTTCCTGTATGTGATAATGGAAAGTTAATAGGGCAATTAAGTCAAAAAGATGTTTTAAAAGCGGCTATAAAAGTAAAAGGCAATACTTGGAAATAA